One Streptococcus sp. S1 DNA window includes the following coding sequences:
- a CDS encoding aldo/keto reductase, producing METYTLANGVAIPKIGFGTWQIAEGEEAYNSVSFALKAGYTHIDTAQIYGNEVSVGKAIADSDLAREDIFLTTKLWNDKHDYELAKTSIDESLERLGVDYLDLLLIHWPNPKALRENDAWKAGNAGAWKAMEEAYKEGKVRAIGVSNFMQHHLEALFETAKIVPHVNQILLAPGCDQEDLVAYCQERDILLEAYSPLGTGSIFANEDVEAVAERNGKSVAQVALRWSLQKGFLPLPKSVTPKNIKANLDIFGFDLSEEDMAVLDKIQGIKTQDDPDTVNF from the coding sequence GTGGAAACATATACACTTGCAAATGGGGTTGCTATTCCTAAAATTGGTTTTGGAACTTGGCAAATTGCTGAAGGCGAAGAAGCCTATAACAGCGTTAGCTTCGCACTTAAGGCGGGTTACACACATATTGATACCGCACAAATTTACGGTAACGAGGTTTCTGTAGGTAAGGCGATTGCTGATAGTGATTTGGCACGTGAGGATATTTTCCTAACTACCAAACTTTGGAATGATAAGCACGATTACGAGTTGGCTAAGACTTCTATCGATGAGTCTCTCGAAAGACTTGGTGTGGATTATTTGGATCTTTTGCTTATCCATTGGCCTAATCCAAAGGCGCTTCGTGAGAATGATGCTTGGAAGGCTGGCAATGCGGGTGCATGGAAGGCTATGGAAGAAGCCTACAAAGAAGGTAAGGTGCGTGCTATCGGTGTGTCAAACTTTATGCAACATCACCTAGAAGCTCTTTTTGAAACAGCTAAAATTGTTCCACATGTCAATCAAATCCTCTTGGCTCCAGGTTGTGACCAAGAAGACTTAGTTGCCTATTGCCAAGAGCGCGATATCCTTCTTGAAGCCTATAGTCCACTAGGTACAGGTAGCATTTTTGCAAATGAAGATGTTGAAGCAGTGGCTGAACGTAACGGTAAATCTGTGGCACAAGTTGCTCTGCGTTGGAGCCTTCAAAAAGGTTTCTTGCCACTACCTAAGTCTGTGACACCTAAAAATATAAAAGCTAACTTGGATATCTTCGGCTTCGACTTATCAGAGGAAGATATGGCAGTCTTGGATAAGATTCAAGGCATCAAAACTCAGGATGATCCTGACACAGTTAATTTTTAA
- a CDS encoding low temperature requirement protein A, with the protein MTTLIKHKRVEFSELFYDLVFVFAISKVTTLIEHLHNGILTWNSFLDFFIAVLVLTDSWMIQTLYTNRYGKNSLFNMVIMFIKMGILLFIANMMGPDWQQYFHYLCWAIGTLTLTLFFQYLVEFFRKSTDDVNRESIKGFLWITGLGSLGVYLAALLPLPIYVRVYIFFASILLTFIMPIILLSKDKHYQVNLPHLIERISLLVIITFGEMIMELANFFTIENFSIYSVLYFIIMLSLFLFYFGQFDHAIDEKSDQKGLFLIYSHYPIFIGLMMMTVSIGFLQNPEVNRLFATSFSYIGFGLFQAAVLVNGPYNKHYLRYSKSYYCVQATLYLAALILSLIFASNPIIVVSITTILALAIATHFIYFYVTQNKKYSKSNWGFF; encoded by the coding sequence ATGACAACTCTTATTAAGCATAAACGTGTAGAATTTTCAGAACTATTTTATGACCTAGTTTTTGTTTTTGCAATTTCAAAAGTAACTACTTTAATTGAGCATCTTCATAACGGTATTTTGACTTGGAATTCTTTCCTTGATTTTTTCATAGCTGTCTTGGTTCTCACCGATTCCTGGATGATTCAAACCCTTTATACCAATCGCTATGGAAAGAACTCTTTATTTAACATGGTAATCATGTTTATCAAAATGGGAATTTTACTCTTTATAGCCAATATGATGGGACCTGATTGGCAACAATATTTTCATTATCTCTGTTGGGCTATTGGTACATTAACCCTTACCTTGTTTTTTCAATATTTGGTTGAGTTTTTTAGAAAATCAACCGATGATGTTAATCGGGAAAGTATCAAAGGTTTTCTATGGATAACAGGGCTAGGAAGTTTAGGAGTCTATTTAGCAGCTCTTCTTCCTCTTCCTATTTACGTTAGAGTCTATATCTTCTTTGCTAGTATTCTGCTAACGTTTATTATGCCAATTATCTTGCTTAGTAAAGATAAGCATTACCAGGTAAATCTCCCCCATTTAATCGAGCGCATCTCCCTTCTTGTCATTATTACGTTTGGAGAGATGATTATGGAGCTAGCTAACTTCTTTACAATCGAGAATTTCTCGATTTATTCGGTTCTTTATTTCATTATTATGCTTTCTCTGTTCTTGTTTTATTTTGGTCAATTCGACCATGCTATTGATGAAAAATCTGATCAAAAGGGACTATTTCTAATTTACAGTCACTATCCTATTTTCATTGGACTTATGATGATGACTGTATCGATTGGCTTTCTTCAGAATCCTGAAGTTAATCGTCTCTTTGCAACCAGCTTCTCTTATATCGGATTTGGCCTCTTTCAAGCTGCTGTCCTAGTAAATGGGCCCTATAACAAACACTATCTTCGCTATTCGAAAAGTTACTACTGTGTCCAAGCGACACTCTATCTGGCTGCCTTGATTCTCTCTTTAATCTTTGCTTCTAATCCTATAATAGTAGTGAGTATAACAACCATTTTAGCTCTAGCTATAGCCACTCATTTTATTTATTTTTATGTGACACAGAATAAAAAATATTCCAAATCTAACTGGGGGTTCTTTTAA